The following is a genomic window from Roseitalea porphyridii.
GCACGATGCCGGCATTGTTGACCAGCCCGTCGAACCGCCCGAAGCGGTCTCGAAGCGCGCCGAGCGCGGCATCCATCGACGCGCGGTCGGTGACGTCGGCGGCGAGGCCGATGACCGTTTCGCCCGATGGATCAAGCGTTTGCGCGGCTTTTTCGACTCGGTTTCCATCGAGGTCGATCAGCCCCGCCCTGCCGCCGGCCTCGACGATCGCCCGCGCGATCCCCTGCCCGATGCCGCCGGCCCCGCCGGTGACCGCGATCACCCTTCCGTCCAGACGTCCCGTCATGGCGCTCTCCTGTTCTTGTTATGATGTCTTCTCACCAGGTCGGATGGGCGGTCACGCCGCCATCGACGACCAGATTGGCGCCTGTGATCCAGCGCGCCGCGTCGGAGGCAAGGAACAGCGCCGCATCGGCAATGTCCTCGGGCCGGCCGAGCCGTTCGAGCGGCGCCGCCGCCTTCCACCGTTCCACGCCCTCGGGCCAGCCTTCCTCGATCCCGTCGCGATGGATCAGCCCCGGCGAGACGGCGTTGACGCGCAGGCCGACCGGCCCCAGTTCGAGCGCCGCCGCCCGCGTCAGCATGATCAGCGCCGCCTTGGAGGCGGCATAATGGCTGTGGCCCGGCGCCGGGTTCAGCCCCTCGATCGAGGCGATGTTGACCGCCGCGCCCTTCGTCGTGCCGGTCTCGCGCATGTGCGCCGCGAGCGCCCGGATCAGCCCGAACGGGCCGGTCACGTTCGCCGCCATCATCGCCGCCATGTCGTCGGCGCCGATCTCGTCGAACATGGCGACGGGCTGGATGCCGGCATTGTTGACGACGATGTCGACGCCGCCGAACACCGTGGCGACGCGCGAGAGAAGTTCGGCGCAGTCGGCCTCGGCGGTCAGGTCCGCGCCGACGGCCAGCGCCTCGCCGCCCGCTTCGCGGATCGCACCGACGAGCGCGTCGGCCGCCGCCTCGTTGGTCCTGTAATGGACGGCGACGTTGGCGCCCGCCTCGGCGAAACGCCGCGCAATGCCCGCGCCGATGCCGCCGCTGGCGCCGGTGACGATGGCGGTGCGGCCGGAAAGGTCCAGCAATTGCCCGACGGGCGGATAGGTCGGTTCGGCCATGATCGTTTTCCTCAGTCCAGCGTGGGCAGCAATTGTTTCAGGACGGCGGCGATCCGGCCGCCGCAGATCTCGGCATGGGCGAGCACGTCCTCGATCGTGTCGGGCTTCTGGTCGGGTCCGCCGGTCGCCTTGTTGGTGATGCCCGAAAGGCCGAGCACCGGCAGACCGCAATGGGCCGCAGCGATCACCTCCATGACGGTCGACATGCCGACCGCATCGGCGCCGGTCGAGGCGAAGTAACGCCGTTCGGCGGCGGTCTCCAGCGATGGCCCCGCTATGCCCATATAGATGCCCCGGCGCAGCGCCACGCCCGCCTTGTCGGCCACCGCGAGCGTCGCTTCGCGCAACGCCGGATCATAGGCATGCAGAAGGTCCGGAAAGCGCGGGCCGATCGCCTCGTCGTTCGCCCCGGTCAGCGGGTTGTGTCCGGTGAAGTTCATGTGATCGTCGATCAGCATGACCTCGCCCGCGTCGAAGTACGGATTGAGCCCGCCCGCCGCATTGGTGACGATCAGCCGTTTCGCGCCCAGGCCCTTGAGCACGTAGACGGCGAGCGCGATATCGCGCGCCGGCCAGCCCTCGTACAGATGGAACCGGCCCTGCATGACGACCGCGTCCGTGCCGTGCAGCCGGCCGAACACGAAGCGCCCCGCATGGCCCGGCGCCGTCGAATGGGGAAATCCGTCGATCTCCGTATAGGGCACGTGCACCGGATCGGCGACTTCGGCCGCAAGCCCGCCGAGCCCGGTGCCGAGGATCAGCGCGGTGTCGACGGGACGGTCAGTCCTGGCGCGAATGGAGGCGAGCGCCGCGTCAAGGCGCGCGAGCTGGCTTTGCTGGGACATGGGCTACTCCGGTGGGATTCAGGCGATGGAAGCGGCGATCTGCGGCGCCATGGCCTGCACTTCGGCGATGGGGCCCGCCAGATCGAGCCGGGTCAGCTGGCCGTCGCGCACCACCTGCTCGCCGGCGAGGAAGACATGGGCGATGTCGGACTTGTTGGTCGAATAGACCAGATGCGTGACCGGCTCGAACAGGGGCACGGCATGGGCGCGCTGCACATCGACCAGCACCATGTCGGCGAATTTGCCGGGCTCGAGCGTGCCGATCCGGTCGCCCGCCTGCAGCGCCGTCGCGCCATCGCGCGTCGCCATGGCGAGCGCCTGCGCCGTGGTCACCGCCTCGGCATCCATTGTCGCGCCCTTGTGCAGCATGGCCGCCAGCCGCAGCGCCAGCCACATGTCCAGATCGTTGCCGCTGATCGCCCCGTCCGTGCCCAGCGTCACGCGCACGCCGGCGTCCAAAAGATCGGGCACGCGGGCGATGCCGGAGCCGAGTTTGAGGTTGGAGACCGGATTGTGAACGGCGCTCGCGCCCGTCCGGGCAAGGATGTCGATCTCCTCGTCGTCGAGATGGACGCAATGGGCGAGCACCGTGCGCTCGTCGAGCAGGCCCAGATGATCGAGATGCCGGATCACCGAACGGCCGTAGCGGTTCTGGACGTCGGCCTGCTCGGCCCGCGTCTCGGCGGCATGGACGTGGTAGAGCGCGCCATGCGCCTCGGCGATGTCCTTGGCAAGGCGCAGATTGTCCGGCGAGACGGTGTAGGCGCCGTGCGGCATGGTCGCCACGAACACATCGTCCGCCTCGGCGAAGTCGGCAATGAAGCGTTCCGCGTCGTTCGGCCGGGTCTCGGCTGTCTTCTTGTCCATGCCCGGCGGGTCGAAGAAGATGCCGCCCGTTGCGACGCGAAGGCCGACCATGCGCGCCGCCTCGACGGTCTGCCGCGGATACCAGAACATGTCCATGACCGTGGTGACGCCCGAAAGGAGCTGCTCGGCGAAACCGACAACCGAGCCCAGCCGGGTCGTTTCGGGATCGAGGATGGCCGCCTCGGCCTTCCACACGGTCTGCAGCCAGGCTTCGAGCGGCAAATTCTCGACCAGCCCCCGGAACAGGCTGTCGCCGGCATGGCAGTGCGTGTTGATCAGGCCCGGCATGAGAATGTGGCCGCTGCCGTCGACCACCCTGCCCGCGCGGTCCTTCATCGCTTCGAGCGCGTTTTGGTCGAGGACATGCGCGATGCGCCCGTTCGAGACCGTCACCCCGCCCTTTTCGATGACGCGATTGTCCGCGTCGGCGGTGACGACGATGGCGTTCTCGATGATCAGGTCGAATTCGGACATGGCGTTTCCTCACGCGTTGCGGCGCATGCGCCACCAGGACAGGACCACCAGCACGACGAGCGTCGCCACATAGGGCATCATGTCGGTGAACTGCTGCGGCCAGCCAAGGCCCTGCACCCGGAACGACAGGCTGTCAACGAAGCCGAACAGGCACACGATCGCCAGAAGCGGCAGCGGCCGCCCGCGCGTCAGAAGCACGGCGACGACGGCGATCCAGCCGCGCCCGGCACTCATGTTTTCGACGAACAGGTTGACGTTGGCGATGGAAAGCTGCGCGCCGGCCAGCCCGCACAGCGCGCCGCACGCAACCAGCGCATAAAGCCGCACCCGTTCGGGGCTGACGCCACCGGCGGTCAGCGCGGCCGGGTTCTCGCCGGCGGCGCGGATGCGCAGGCCGAGCCGGTGCCGCAGGAAGAAAAGGTGCAGACCGACGGCGATGGCGATCGCCAGATAGAACAGCGGCGACTGGCCCGACAGCACCGGACCGACAAGCGGCACATCCTCGATCAGCGGCAGCCGGACGCCGTCGAAGCCGACGATGGCCGGATCGCGGAACGCGCCGGCGACGCCGAAGATGGTCCGCAGCAGATAGGTCGTCAGGCCCGCCGCAAGCAGGTTGAGGGCGATCGACACGACGATCGGATCGCCCGGCCGGCGCAGATGGAACTCGGCGAACAGAAGCCCCATCAGCACGCCCGCGAAGATCGCCGCCGTCGCGCCCATCAGCGCCGAGCCGAAGAAGAACGCGCCGCACACGGCCGCGAACGCGCCCACCAGGATGAACCCTTCGAGCGCGATGTTGAACACGCCCGCACGCTCGCAGATGGCCCCGCCGAGCGCGGCCAGCAGGATCGGCGTGATGAAGCGGGGCAGCGAGCCGGCGAAGGCCGGATCGAACAGGGCCTCAAGTCCCATCGCCGCCCTCCGTTTCGGTGCGCGTGCCCTCGAAGGTGAGGTTCGAGAAGCGGCTTGCGACGAACAGGATGATCACCGCCTGCATGGTGATCGCCAGTTCCTTGGGCACGCCGGCGGTGCGCTCCATGCCGGCCGCGCCGGTCTGCAGCGCGGCGAAGAAGAAGCCCGACAGCGGCACAGCCCAGGGCACCATCTGCACCAGCAGCACCGCGACGATGCCGGTCCAGGCGTAAAGCGGCTGCACCAGCATGCCGTCGGCGTAGCGATAGTGGATGCCGAACACGGCGATCGCGCCGACGAGCCCGGCGATCGCCCCGCTCATGGCGAGCGTCTGCAGCGCGAGCCACCTGACCGGCAGGCCCGAGGCCTGCGCGAACGGCATCGAATAGCCGGTCATGCGCGTGCGATAGCCGTGCACGGTCATCGAGGTGTAGACGATGGCGATCACGGCCGTCGCGATGATGAACAAGATGCCGATATCGAGCCGCGTGCCCGGAAAGAAGGGCAGCCAGGACGCGTTGTCGATCAGATGCGTCTGCGGCAGGCCGGACTGGACGTCGCGGAACGGATGGCCGACCAAGTAGGAGGTGATGTAGCGCGCCGGATAGTTCAGCAGGAGCGAACCGACCAGCAGCGGCACGCCGACATAGAGGTAGAGCACGCCGGCCAGCATCGCCCACAGCGCGCCGGCGGCCATGCCCGCCGCGATGCCTGCGGCGGTCACGAGCAACGGCGGGCCGGGCATGGCGATGCCGACCAGCGCCGCGGTGAACCCGCCGATGACCAGTTGGCCCTCCCCGCCGATGTTGAACAGGCCGGCGCGGAACGACAGCATCACCGACAGCGCCATGCCGATGATCAGCGCCGACCGCGACAGCGTCGTCATCAGATAGGCATAGCGTCGGCCGCCGAAGGCGCCGTTCAGGAACCCTTCGAGCGCCCCCCCGAACGAGGCGCCGGCGATCAGCATCAGCACGAACAGGATGCCGAGGATCCAGGCCAGCACCCATATCCAGGGCGTCAGCTCGCGCATCGGCGACAGGCGGTCCGGCACGCCGCTCATGCGGCCGCCGCCCCGGCCGATGCGTCCTCGCCGTGCGAGAGCATGAAGGCGCCGATCCGTTCACGGTCGGCGTCGGCGCGGTCCATCTGCCCAGAGACGCGGCCGCCATACATGACGACGATCCGGTCCGACAGCGCCATGATCTCGTCCAGCTCGCTGGAGATCAGAAGGATCGCGTGCCCCGCATCGCGCATCTTCAGAAGTTCGCCGTGGATGAAATCGATCGCGCCGATATCGACGCCCCAGGTCGGGTTCTCGGCGATGATCAGCGGCGTACCGCGCGACAGTTCGCGCGCGACGACCAGCTTCTGCTTGTTGCCGCCGGACATGGTGCCGGCCCGGGCGCGCGGCCCGGCCACCTTGATGCGATAGCGCGCGATCAGATCGGCGGCAAACCGGTTCATCGCCTCGGTGACCGCGAACGGGCCGCGCCGGAAGCCGTCTTCGTCCATCCGTCCGATCGACGCGTTCTCGCTGACCCGGCCGGGAAGCGCCAGGCCGACGCGCTGGCGATCCTCGGGAATGTAGGCCATGCCCGCCGCGCGCCGCGCCGCGACGTCCAGCCCGGCAACGTCCCGGTCCATGATCCTTACCGCGCCGGCATCGGGTTTGCGCAGGCCGGTCAGGGCGTGGACGAGTTCGGCCTGCCCGTTGCCGCTGACGCCGGCGATGCCGAGGATTTCGCCCTCGCGCACATCGAGCGAAATCGGCCCGACCGCCCGCGCGCCGCGGCCGATGACGAGATCGCGGACCGAAAGCACAGCCCGTCCCGGCGCGCCGTCGGCGCGCGCCGGATTGTCGTGCAGCGCCCCGCCGACGATGTCGCGGGCGATCTGCTCCTTCGATGTCGAGCCGATCGGGCCGGAAAAGACCAGCTTGCCGGCCCGCATGACCGACACCGCGTCGGCCATCGCCATCACCTCGTCGAGCTTGTGGGTGATCAGCACGATCGCCTTGCCCGCCTCCCGGAAGCTACGCAGCACGGCGAACAGCCGATCCGTCTCGGCCGGCGTCAGCACGGCCGTCGGCTCATCGAGGATGAGCATGTCGGCCTGCAGGTACAGAAGCTTCAGGATCTCGACGATCTGCCGCTGACCGAGCGACAGCGTTGCGACGCGCGCATCAAGATCGATCTCGATGCCGTAATCCGCCGCGACTTCGGCCAGCGCCCGGCGCGCCTCACCGAAGCGGACGAAGCCGGCCGGCCCGGCCGGTTCGTTGCAAAGAACGACATTCTCGAGGACCGTCATGTCCTCCTGCAACATGAAATGCTGATGGACCATGCCGAGCCCGGCGCGGATCGCGTGCTGCGGGCTCTTCCAGCGCACGGCCTTGCCGTCGAGCGTGACCGAACCCTCCTGCATCGGCACCAGGCCGAACAGCGCGTTCATCACCGTCGACTTGCCCGCGCCGTTCTCGCCGACGATCGCGTGCACGCTGCCCGAAGCGAACGACAGCGACACGTGGTCGACCGCCGTCAGCGGACCGAAGCGGACCACGATATCGCGCATGTCCACCTGCATGGGTGCGGACCTCGAAAGGGCTGGAAGGAGGGGCGCGCCGCCGGCTCCGGCGGCGCGCGGAAGTGCTTACTGCGCGAACATCGGGTCTTCGAGTTCAAGTTCGCCCGACGTGATCATCTCAGCCGCGTCGGTGATCGCCTCGACCAGTTCGGGGCGCTCGGTGACCAGGCACTCGCTGTCTGCCCAGCTTTCCTCCTCGAGCGCGACCAGCGACATGCCGCCTTCAGCAAGGCCGAGCGACATGGTGACCTGTTCGTCGCCCTCGATGATCTGCTCGATCGCCTGCACGATGGCGTTGTCGACGCGCTTGAGCGTGGAATCGACCAGAAGGCCGGGGGCTTCCGCGCACCAGTCGACATCGACCGAAAACGCCTTGAAGTCGTTCTCGCGGGCCGCCTCGAACACGCCGAAATCACCGCCCGCGGTGGCCGTGAAGATGACATCGGCGCCGGCGCCGTGGATCGCCACGGCCTGCTCCTTGGCGCGCACCGGATCGGCGAACGGGTTCTCGCCGCCCACCCAGCGCACATCGACCTCGATGTCCTCATTGACGGACTTTGCGCCCTGGGCATAGCCGTCCGTGTAGCGGTGCAGGAACGGGATATCGAGCGCGCCGACCACGCCGACCCGGTCGTTCTCGGTCAGCATGCCGGCGGCGACGCCGACCAGATAGCTCGCCTCATATTCGCGGAAGACCGCGCAATGGACGTTGTCGGGCCGGTTCTCGATGCACTGGTCGACGATCAGATAGTCGATGTCGGGTGTCGTCGGGGCGAGCTGGGCGACGATGTCGTTGAACTCGAAGCCGAGCAGCACGATGATGTCGGCGCCCTCGTTGACCGCCGCATTGACATTGTCGAGACGGGCGGCGGCGGTGGAGCTCTCGAACGTCTGAACCTCGGCGCCGAACATCTCGCCGGCGCGCTCGGTGCCCGTCTGGCCGAGCTGCAGGAACGCGTTCACGCCGATCGGATCGGGCGAGACGTAGATGAACAGCTGGTCGTCCTGGGCATGGGCGACACCGGTGGCGGCGAGCGCCGCGACACCGGCGGCGGAAATCATGGAACGCAACGTCTTCATGGGCGGGGCCTCTCTGTTGAATGTTCTCGTCCGGCACGCCGGCTTGCCGCGATATTGGGCAGCAACGGCGCCCTCCGTCCAGCCGGACTTTCTTGCGGGGCGGGCGGGCGGCGGTCTTGCGGCGAGCGGCAGCGGGGCGCGCCCGGCAGGCTCGCGGCGCGAAGGGGGCCGGTCCGAAGCCTGTGTGCATTGCGGATTGTCTTCATTTCAGACAATTATTAACCCACCGTGACAATTGTCAATCCGCCCCCGGCATCGATCCCGGACGGCGGC
Proteins encoded in this region:
- a CDS encoding ABC transporter permease is translated as MSGVPDRLSPMRELTPWIWVLAWILGILFVLMLIAGASFGGALEGFLNGAFGGRRYAYLMTTLSRSALIIGMALSVMLSFRAGLFNIGGEGQLVIGGFTAALVGIAMPGPPLLVTAAGIAAGMAAGALWAMLAGVLYLYVGVPLLVGSLLLNYPARYITSYLVGHPFRDVQSGLPQTHLIDNASWLPFFPGTRLDIGILFIIATAVIAIVYTSMTVHGYRTRMTGYSMPFAQASGLPVRWLALQTLAMSGAIAGLVGAIAVFGIHYRYADGMLVQPLYAWTGIVAVLLVQMVPWAVPLSGFFFAALQTGAAGMERTAGVPKELAITMQAVIILFVASRFSNLTFEGTRTETEGGDGT
- a CDS encoding purine-nucleoside phosphorylase; translation: MSQQSQLARLDAALASIRARTDRPVDTALILGTGLGGLAAEVADPVHVPYTEIDGFPHSTAPGHAGRFVFGRLHGTDAVVMQGRFHLYEGWPARDIALAVYVLKGLGAKRLIVTNAAGGLNPYFDAGEVMLIDDHMNFTGHNPLTGANDEAIGPRFPDLLHAYDPALREATLAVADKAGVALRRGIYMGIAGPSLETAAERRYFASTGADAVGMSTVMEVIAAAHCGLPVLGLSGITNKATGGPDQKPDTIEDVLAHAEICGGRIAAVLKQLLPTLD
- a CDS encoding ABC transporter permease; this encodes MGLEALFDPAFAGSLPRFITPILLAALGGAICERAGVFNIALEGFILVGAFAAVCGAFFFGSALMGATAAIFAGVLMGLLFAEFHLRRPGDPIVVSIALNLLAAGLTTYLLRTIFGVAGAFRDPAIVGFDGVRLPLIEDVPLVGPVLSGQSPLFYLAIAIAVGLHLFFLRHRLGLRIRAAGENPAALTAGGVSPERVRLYALVACGALCGLAGAQLSIANVNLFVENMSAGRGWIAVVAVLLTRGRPLPLLAIVCLFGFVDSLSFRVQGLGWPQQFTDMMPYVATLVVLVVLSWWRMRRNA
- a CDS encoding amidohydrolase family protein; the encoded protein is MSEFDLIIENAIVVTADADNRVIEKGGVTVSNGRIAHVLDQNALEAMKDRAGRVVDGSGHILMPGLINTHCHAGDSLFRGLVENLPLEAWLQTVWKAEAAILDPETTRLGSVVGFAEQLLSGVTTVMDMFWYPRQTVEAARMVGLRVATGGIFFDPPGMDKKTAETRPNDAERFIADFAEADDVFVATMPHGAYTVSPDNLRLAKDIAEAHGALYHVHAAETRAEQADVQNRYGRSVIRHLDHLGLLDERTVLAHCVHLDDEEIDILARTGASAVHNPVSNLKLGSGIARVPDLLDAGVRVTLGTDGAISGNDLDMWLALRLAAMLHKGATMDAEAVTTAQALAMATRDGATALQAGDRIGTLEPGKFADMVLVDVQRAHAVPLFEPVTHLVYSTNKSDIAHVFLAGEQVVRDGQLTRLDLAGPIAEVQAMAPQIAASIA
- a CDS encoding BMP family ABC transporter substrate-binding protein codes for the protein MKTLRSMISAAGVAALAATGVAHAQDDQLFIYVSPDPIGVNAFLQLGQTGTERAGEMFGAEVQTFESSTAAARLDNVNAAVNEGADIIVLLGFEFNDIVAQLAPTTPDIDYLIVDQCIENRPDNVHCAVFREYEASYLVGVAAGMLTENDRVGVVGALDIPFLHRYTDGYAQGAKSVNEDIEVDVRWVGGENPFADPVRAKEQAVAIHGAGADVIFTATAGGDFGVFEAARENDFKAFSVDVDWCAEAPGLLVDSTLKRVDNAIVQAIEQIIEGDEQVTMSLGLAEGGMSLVALEEESWADSECLVTERPELVEAITDAAEMITSGELELEDPMFAQ
- a CDS encoding ABC transporter ATP-binding protein, which codes for MRDIVVRFGPLTAVDHVSLSFASGSVHAIVGENGAGKSTVMNALFGLVPMQEGSVTLDGKAVRWKSPQHAIRAGLGMVHQHFMLQEDMTVLENVVLCNEPAGPAGFVRFGEARRALAEVAADYGIEIDLDARVATLSLGQRQIVEILKLLYLQADMLILDEPTAVLTPAETDRLFAVLRSFREAGKAIVLITHKLDEVMAMADAVSVMRAGKLVFSGPIGSTSKEQIARDIVGGALHDNPARADGAPGRAVLSVRDLVIGRGARAVGPISLDVREGEILGIAGVSGNGQAELVHALTGLRKPDAGAVRIMDRDVAGLDVAARRAAGMAYIPEDRQRVGLALPGRVSENASIGRMDEDGFRRGPFAVTEAMNRFAADLIARYRIKVAGPRARAGTMSGGNKQKLVVARELSRGTPLIIAENPTWGVDIGAIDFIHGELLKMRDAGHAILLISSELDEIMALSDRIVVMYGGRVSGQMDRADADRERIGAFMLSHGEDASAGAAAA
- a CDS encoding SDR family NAD(P)-dependent oxidoreductase, giving the protein MAEPTYPPVGQLLDLSGRTAIVTGASGGIGAGIARRFAEAGANVAVHYRTNEAAADALVGAIREAGGEALAVGADLTAEADCAELLSRVATVFGGVDIVVNNAGIQPVAMFDEIGADDMAAMMAANVTGPFGLIRALAAHMRETGTTKGAAVNIASIEGLNPAPGHSHYAASKAALIMLTRAAALELGPVGLRVNAVSPGLIHRDGIEEGWPEGVERWKAAAPLERLGRPEDIADAALFLASDAARWITGANLVVDGGVTAHPTW